CGAACGCGACACGCTGCGGCTCGCCTACCGCAACCTGCAGCAAGAGCTGGAGTTGATGCGAAGCCGGCTCTTCGTCGCCAAAGCCGAGCGGCTCGATACGACCCAGCTCGGCCTCGAGTTTGCCTACAAGCTCGCGGCACTCGACGCGCTCAACCACCAGCTCGGACAGCCCGCTGCGTCCGCGCCGGCGGATCCAACCGAGACGGGCGGGGCGCGCCCGCCTGGCGGCAAGCGCAAGCCGA
The DNA window shown above is from Myxococcus xanthus and carries:
- a CDS encoding transposase produces the protein MREARTAEATSSLTQGAPSRKPQTSSPRGAELKRAAVAALTVERDTLRLAYRNLQQELELMRSRLFVAKAERLDTTQLGLEFAYKLAALDALNHQLGQPAASAPADPTETGGARPPGGKRKPTGRRDLREADLPEERIELNAPLLEGSAPRSGWEESCQLA